Genomic DNA from Channa argus isolate prfri chromosome 10, Channa argus male v1.0, whole genome shotgun sequence:
CAGTGTAAAAAGAATGCAGCAGATGCAAACATCCATTGTGTCAGAGACAGCTTTTGATAATGTGAGCCTGgcttaaaacatttgcttttagcagtttttatcAGTTTGATTGGGAGCCATTCTGGCCTTTCACCTTACAGTCGCTCAATCGTATCTTTTCAACAGGTGAATCCAGTGAGTGGAAAACTGTAACTGGACCTTCCTACAAGGATAGAGTTAATTTCACCTGCTTTTatatgcagcagcagagaggcagGAGTCTTacatagttttttgtttgacatCGTCAGCTAATCATTTTGAGGTTTAGTGGCCAGTCAGAGGTCACTAAATGTTCATAGCTATTTGGGAATGACCATGTGAGATACGTTTTTTCCCATGGGTTGACCTGAGCTTCATATGCCAAGGGTATCCCAGAAGCATGACTGTGTCTCAGCTGAGGTGGAGGTTAGGATGGTCCCTCAAGGCGCTGCAGCTAAAGATGGCCATGCCCTGAAGAACAGATACAAACACAGGATGGAGAGAAAATAGATTGTCATTGTATAATTTGAGCATTTGAACAGTAGATGTTTTTTCCATTAGTTGTTCCTGGAAAACAAGAGGACAAAGAAGCAAAGTCCTGGCACGGAAAATAATACCATATTATGCTCAACTGTAATCTGGTGTAATATATATACGATATACTTCTGTAAAGTTTAATGTCAGTCTCCTGTTGGCTTGGGAGTAATCAGTGTTTTCAACATGCCTGACAATGTGACATACGAATGTCGTGGAAGTTTATAAATAGACGTCTGTTTTGGGTTCCCACGCTCAAAAAGTGCAGCAATATGAAGACTTCCACAAGCCAATCAATGAAAACAGAGTGGGTTTTGGGGAGGAGGGATGGCCTTAAAGACACAGGAGCTGATACAAACCATTTCACTCACTTATGAGTGAGTTATAAGATCAGTCAGCACCTTTTTCAATTACAATCACACAACCTTATCATACAACAAATGCATCCCCTGGATAAAATATATGCCTTAATTAATACACAATATGGTGTGTTTACAATGTATCTGGACAAACAATATTATGTTGGATatcactttgttgttttttcctaaaTTGAGTGTCAAGGTAGACACatacataacaaaaataaaaaatgaatgagaagaaaacaacaaacctgtaacaaaaatacacagctgcagtgcagtcagtaaaaaaagcacacagaTGTACTGCATTGgtaaacaaacactgacacttgGACACAAAGATAAAAGCAACTTACCACACCATGGCCCCTAACGAGGAAGACTTCCACTTAGACGTTGCCGTAATTCTACAGAGACACTGAGAAAAATGATGTGATGTGGGGGTGATGAGGAGGAAAAGCAGTCATCCAACCATTCCAGGATTGTTGGCTTGATTctcggctcctccagtcacatgtcaaagtgtctttaaaGAAGCCACCAAACCCAAACTAAACCCCAACCTCCCAGTGAGaacaggccagctgcataacagctccccatttgtgagtgagtgtgtgtgtgattgtgagagtgaattggtgaatgagaagcagtgtagagTGCTTTGGGcaccaataaggtagaaaagtgctatataagtgcagaccatttaccatttaccatgtaatacacatttacatttgatggAATTAAACTTAAAGGCAGAGAATTCTAATCAAACTGGTCTTAGTTTCTGATCTATTCAATGTGTCCATCTTATATGGACACTGTTAAATATAATCTGCTCTGTACGTGATGTGGACATTGTTTGAACTCAGGCCATTGGAACCCAGCGTTTGGACGCTGATGTGGATGGGGACACTCAGGTCAACATTCTCCATAATACACTGTGGagcataacaataaaacattcagtACATGAATTGCGGTTTGGGTTTTTGGAGTGTTAGCAGAACACGATAATGCACAGCTGTTAAGTACAGGTGGAGCTGTTACCTTGGTGCATGCTGAGCTCATGACAGATTTGTGGAAGTCTCCGTCAATGAACACCTTAGAGGTAATTAAAGGCAAACACCTTTAGACAAATATCTCTCAAAATCAAAGCTCATATGTCAGTGTACCTGCCAGTTCATTCTTCCTACCCTGTATCCATACACAAACGTGCCGTTACTGCAGCCCAGTTCATCGAGGGGAGGCCTCTCCCAGCCAATCATGAGGCTGCTCTGGCCCACTGTTCTAATGACCTCAACAGCACTCACCTCTGCTGGAGCTTCTAGAGGTAATCAGACAGAGAACGGTTAAGCATCCTCACTTGCTTGCTCATATTGCAGATGCAAAATTAGTGATGGGTCAAACAATACTGAAAAGTTGGTGCGTGTGCCAAGCAGAAATTGTGAAACCGTGTATCTAAGTGTGTATgctttaagaagaaaaaaaataaatcacgtGACCCatacagctgctgtgttgtaAGGAAATGAAGAATTGTGTTTATCTTTTGACTGTAATGTCAAAAGataaacacactgtactgtactgtaggaAAGGACACTTTGTTTGGTGctttttgtattagtttttgtttcgTCATTGTCCACTGATATTTATTGGACCATcgagaaaaaattatttttctctagCCTGGGATCATTTTGATCTTATAACTCCAAATACATTTCTCCAAATAAGTTTTCCTTTCCTGTCTAcacttttgctcagttttcatttAAGTTTATTATGTTCAAATTCCCTTCTGAAGGACTCTACACTTAATTTTTCCTTCCATTATTTAACCGCTTCACAGAGCTGTCTTACATAAACAGGAGCACTTCATCAATGCACCTCTACAaacttgctttaaaatgtttatgtactTGCGCCTCATCTGTAGCTTCTGGgacttttttccaaagcaggaAAACTGCAAAATCAACTTGGCTCAAACATGCTACCAAAACGTctctttcttaataaaaatgtgtgtgatggCTTTTCCCCTCACATAAGTACACAAGCACTCCcactttcacttatttttcattaatttcattaattaatttcatttcatttcatttatttttttcattaggtTTATGTACTGCAGTGTGCTGATGTAGGCAGTAAATAGAGCAACATCAAACTATCAGAATGTGACAAAACAGCCTAATTCTAGGCTGGGTACATCGCACTGCTGCAAAAACTAATTTTCTACAATGTTAAATTGCAGCAATATGCACAGAGGACTAGAGAGGACACAGAGGAAGTGTAGGAATTGTTGTGTCGTTACAATAAAGACATTTCAATGTTTTCAATTTCTACACCACAATTATATAAAAGCTGCTCAACcgtatgtgtttgcatttaataACAACAATTACTTCTACTGGGGCTTTaagaaaagttttattattcttttgtgTGAATAATCCGATATTGAACATTTGCATTACCTGGTTTAGGTCTTGCTCTCTTGGTCTTTTCTAGGCCAGCAGGAGACCTTCTGGCAGATGTTTCGGAGTTCTCAGGAGAGGGATGTGTGGTTGGAGTGCAGGATGCAGTGAACACAAAGTCGTCATATGACAGGGCAGCACCATCCGTTTTTGAagtcatattaaaaatattaacctTTGGGGGTGCTGACATGCTAGAGGCAGTTCTGTCTGAGGCAGTGTTTTTTGGATTTGTGTCAGAACCTATTGACAGAGGCAAGTCCAAGCCAGTGGCCCTCAGAGTTAAAGGAGTGGCAGCTGGACGTGGTGCATCAGATATGTCAGAAATAGTCATTTGCTTTGTCGATGTTGTGGGTAAAGATACCATAGAACCACTGCTTGAGATGGATTTGGCTTTGTTAAGTGGCATAGTGGCCAAAGGAAGGTGAGATGAGCCAGAATTAGCAAATGTTGTAGTTTTAGATGTAACTGTTCTGTTGTGATTGTCAGTAAACACATTAGGGCTGAGTTTCACACCAGCAGATCTTGAGCCAACTGCATTAAAAAGTGTTACTGACTTATTAATGGCAGTAGGTTTTATTACAGGAATGTTTGTAGTATGGCCTGTGGTGACTTGGGAGGAGTTGGAATGGGGATTATCAAAACCAATGTTCTGCTCACTTGTCTGAGAGCCTGAGATCAGGTCTGCAGGAGCTGAAAACAATAGACTTTTCCTGGGTTGCTCTTCTCTTCCCCTGCACATTGGGGcctataaatacaaacaaaatgaaagcagatTTGTCAACACAGTAATAATCTCAATTTTAGGCTTGACTCCACTTTAATGTGTCCTTGTTTCTGGTGAGATTTCTAACATTAAAATTACCATATGTGCATTactgaatgtttaaaaagttgGTGTTTACCTGATAGCTGCTCATCAGAGTTTTCTGCAGTTGCTTATGCAAGTTGATGATCTTTTCGGGACTACTCAGCCTCCTGCTTGGACTGCTTCCTTGGCTGGAGAGTGGGGAGGATGGACTCGGTGAGGATTCAGTCAAGTTGGTGAAACCTGGGGAAAATTTCCCTTTCATGTCTGGATGATGAAATTCAAGTTTCTCTGAACCACAGGCAGAGTGAAACAGCTGTATTGGAGGTGATACAAaactttaatgtttctttttacaggACAAATGCTAAATAACATGGTTCTGATTATAATTactaattaattataattataaatatataattatgaaTTAATATGTCTGGTATATACAGAATGTCAAGATATCAATTTACAATATTAATGATTCCGTGATTAAAAACAAGTTAGTGAGTACGTGAGGCAACCTACAGGTTCGGTCTCATGTAAAGTGGGTTTTTAGTGCTAAAGTCTTATTTAGGACCACAGTTCCCCAAAATCACTCTCAcctgtgttgtgtttgtatttaaggCCTCTTTCAATGGAGCAGCAGGTGATGGTGAATCATAGATATTGATGAGCTCTTGCACGGGTGAAAAATTGGCATTTTTCTCAGATTTTTCCACTGTGACTTCACTGCTGCAGTATTGAAGATTTTCTGTACATTCCCTGGTAGTGCAAGTgtgattttcactttttaagtCTCTGCATTTGACTCCAGGTTCACTGAATCCATTTTGGTGCCCTTTGTTAACCGATGGTAATATAGCAGGGGAGCTCGGATCAGGTGGCAATCCACCACTGTAGTGTGGAAGATCGGAAATAAATCCTGCTTTAAACCCAGCACTGTGATTCTGGGTGTTTACGCTCTTTCCTGGTGTGAATGTTGCAGTGTAGTCTTGCAGAGCGGAGTCACTGAGCAGTTGCTCGACCTGCTGTGTGAGCGTAGAGTCCATGCAGCCATGTCTGTGCATGGCCTTCATCATCTGAACCAACAAGCTGTTTCTCTCCTGACACTTCACCACCAGGCATGACAGCTTGGCCTATTATATAACAAAACAGCAGCCAGTACAAATTACCTGCAGTCCAacagacatgttttaatatGACTACTGTTACTTGACTGTACAACAGTGTACAagataaaggaaaacaaagctATACATTTCCTCACCTTCAAAGGAGCTATATCCAGATCTGTATGGCTCTTCCTTTTCAAGAGTGCATCATACTGCAGACAAAACACATAGAAAAGTACTGAAGAATAAATGATACCattcataaagaaaatatgACTGCAAAACTACAGCTGACAGGTCATGTACCTTAGCTCTAATGTTGTTGTAGCGGGTCCAGAGTGACGTGAGAACACCACTCAGATCATTTTTGCTGCCCTGCCCTTGTTTTAGAGCGATATACTCAGAGTTCAACTCTTCCAGAGCCACCGACTGTgcagttttacacacacatcaacaagcacacacagagtaaCAGATCCATAATTAAGCCTCCCTTATGATGTTGCTGTTTCTCGTTTTTTGTTACTGCAATTATCAATTATTTCTGCATTATTTTGTCGAAACATCATCAAAAGTCAAATAACTGGAAACCAGTGATGATTAGTAATGTGGGTTAAGTCTTACTAGGTTGATGAAAATACAGGTTTTCagaaagcagaaacacattGTTACTGAGCTGAGATCATAAATGCAAGATTGCCACTGTAATTAATTTAGAATTCATTTGTGAAAAACAGAACTTTACCGTATGTCATTCTTACCTTAGctctgagctgagctgagaGGATGTTGTATTGCTCCTCTATCTGTGTCTTTACTAACTGAGCATCGGTCTTCTCTCTGACCACACCTGTCAGGCTGCTCTGCAGCTCCCTCACCTATGACAGAAAAGCACTGTTTAAAGCAAACAGATCAATATTAACTTTAATTAGCTCTGCACCAGCTActgaataataatataaaagaaaCAAGATGCCCAAAATAAGAATGCATTAAGGAGTTAATCTGGTCTTAAAAGGCAAACGGAATTGAAGTGTAAACAAGCACATCAAATGTGACACAATTCACACGCCATGCATTAATTTCTACCACAAAATAAttgtcatgtactgtatatctatTTAAATACCTGGCTGGTGAGGCTCGCATTTTCCGTTCTGATTTCTTCTACTTGACTGGCTAAATCAATCACTCTCATTCCTTTTTCAGTTGCTTGAGTCGCcttcttctctgcctcctccctcCTGGCTTCTGACTGACACAATTCACTCTGCAACTTCTTGGTCTGAACATTTACGCAAATAACATGAGCGCATTGACTTTCTTTCTCTGATGAACTGCCATTCACGATAATAGAGTGCAAATGAAGTACACTctcaattttaacatttaaacatttggtGTACTGGTTTCCTATATTGTGACTCACTTTCTTCCAAGTAAATGTTGTCTTTAACTGCAAATGATGAGAGAAGCTTACCTCTGCTCGAGTCTCTTCCAGTTCCTCTCGTGACCTCTTTAATTGTTCTCCCAAAGCTTCAATCTCTCTCATCAGATCACTTTGCTTCTATTAtccatgaaaaacattttgtgttaccTCACAGCACTCACATTACatgatactgtatgttgatGAACCATAATGCTGACAGAGATCACAGTGTGTCTTTTTTATACCCATGTAGAGTttcctttgaagtttttaatgTGGCATTTTTCTGCATCGTATTCTTCTATCCCAACTAGGGTCATATCAGCACCATTTGGATTCAACAGATGCTGCAtttgtttcctctcctctgtttgtgtttggctgATAAAAGCAGAATGGACACTGTTTTTTTCTACTCTTAGCCCCTGAATTTCAAGTCTTAGCTGCTTTTCCTCCTGTTTTAAACAGCTGACTGAATGTTCAGCTtgtcctttttcttctctcaaactgttaattgatttttttaacttgtcGCAGTCTTCTTGTAAAGTGTAGGAAAACTGGTCTCTATTTTCTTTGAGACACTTAAGGGAATTGGTTAGTTCATCTCTCTCCTGTTTTAAATTGAGCCCTTCGTGGCCTAACTGGGCATTCTGTCTCTGTAAACATTGTATTGATTGCAGAATTTGATCTTGCTCTAATTTTCCACTTGAAAGAGATTCCATCAgtgcctgtttttctttttcaagacCAGACAAagtctctttttcctctttcaggcCACTCATTGACCTAATAAAGTTATCTCTACTATTCTTCAGTGCAGAGACTGCTTTACTAAACTCTTCTCTCTCTTGTTTGAGACCAGCAAGAGACTTAGAGatgttgtctttctcctctttcagtCCCCAAATTGTCCGAGTTAAGTGCtgcttctcttctgtctgtATCTGGACTGACAGAGCTACTTCTTTCTGCTGCTCTCTGAGGCAATTTAAGTGGCCCAGGAGCTCTTCTCGGTCTGTTTTGAGGATCTGGATAGACTTGATCAGCTGGTCCACTTGATCAGTCAGCGAACTAACCTGCAAAGTGTTTTGTAGACTGTTTTGCAATAAACCGCTTGGATTATTATGCTGTGAACCAGGAGCTGAAGCTGTAGTCAAATCAGCTATTTGTTGACCAGAAATCAACTGCAGTTCTTCTCTGTTTAGCACATTATCCCCCAAACTGCCCACATGTACTTTGAGGTTGTGCTGCTCTCTACTCTCCTCTAAATTTTGCTGTAGATCCATGATGGTATTGAGATCATCCTCAGTCTTCCTGGTGAGTTCTGTGATTAGACAGCCTTGTTCCTGTTTCTCCTGCTCCAGGCTGGCTCTGTCTTCTTCTAACTTAGAGATATGCTCCTTCAGCTGTGTTTCCTCCTTCTTGACCTCCTCCTCTCTGAGCTCAATATGAGCCAGCAGCTCCTGAATCCGGTCTGCCAAGGCCCGGTTTTCCTGATTCAAGGCCAGGGCAAGATCATCCTGGGCAAGGGAAAGGATGGTGTTATCAGGAGTAGAGGAGGGCTGAGGGTGATCAGCTCCATTACAGCTAGACAGTAAGATGATCTGTGTATGCATAAATAGAATGCATGATAGAATTTGATAATTTAAGTACAGCCGTTGTTTAAAAGGTtgggtttattttgttgtaaatttgaAAATACTGCAACTGCTGTGGCATACTATACCTTTTCTCTTGAAGACCCTTGTTCTGCCTcagcttcttcttctgcctGTTTTTTGAGGTGTAAGTTTAACTGAATATTCTCCTCAGACATTACCTGCAGCAGttgctgtgtgtgctgcagggcAACCTCTAGGCTGTCACTGTGCTCTTGAAGGGCCTCAAGATCCTTTTGTAAGCCCATGCTCCTATAAGCTTCCCTCAAGGCATCAGATTCCTCACTGGGGTTTTTCTCTAGGTTTAAAATTCCCCTGGAGCACAAGGTTCCCAGTTTAAACTCATCTATTGTCTCTGTAGTCAAGGAGAGTGTCTGGAAGTTGGGGTTGGTCCTGGATCCTTGGCAGGCAGAGAGGTTTACGGGGTCTGATTTGGCAGATGAGGAGTGATCGTTGGTCTTTTTCTGAACGGTCTCCGCTGCATCCTGGTGGTGGACATGTGGAACTGCGGATGAATATGTCTGGGCTAGACCCTCACTAGTAGCCCCCTGTACCTGtggaaattatatttatgacatgtaaataaaaaattccatccaagtaattaaaattcatattttaccatggtaaaatattcattttatttagatGCACTCTTTCCCCAGGGAGTTATGTAACACACTAACTTATAGCAGCAGAGCCTTTACTTATTGGGTGCATTCCCTCTGTTCATGCTGTAAGTCCTTCTCATGAAACAAGAAGGAACTTAATATTAAGCAAATAATAATACCCAACTGGATATTCAATGATCCTTTTAATATCGGcattatatttgaaaaaacCCATTTGGCCTGTCCTAAGTGTAAAACTAGCAAAACTgactaaaagaaagaaactgcatCCATTTGAATAGCAATATCTCTAAAACCAATTTAAAAGTAATGCCTAATAAACAGGTGCAGGATACTAATTATTTATACAGGCCATCAACAAATGCTTTATATCGACATGTTTAATAATTCTACATTTGATATTTCTAACCTACATACACATATGTTACTGATATTGAAGTTAAGGATTATAAAATCTTGATATAGAATAAAGTCTTATTTTTGAAGTAAAAGGCACAGAATGTGGTGAAAAAAATTCAAGTAAATACTGGACCATGTGTTACTGTGTATGCGCTTGTATGACCATCTGTACTGTTGTTGTCTTATTTGTGTTCTGTTGCTCCTGCTTTATTTGGGTCTCCCTTGCCCGTAGATCTTATACAATGCCACTACCTTAATCAACACAatgtatgtaataataataattatggttatGAAAAAGTCTTACACACCTCTCCAAAGCCCCGTACAAAAGAATGTGTCATGGTGGTGTTAGAGGACCGAGGACAAATAGTACTGCAGTTTGGCGAGCTGGTCCCAAGACTCCGACATGTGGACTCAGAGATTTGAGATGACTGACTTGGTATTTGGTTTGTAGCTTCTTTGAGGACCTGCTGGAGTCTGTGGTTCTCCTCTCTGAGCTCTTCTGCCTCCTCCAGTAGGGAGCTTTCAGACAATTTCAGCCGCTGCATCTCTGCCTTCATCTCCTCCATTTGGCAGCCGAGGAAGTGGCTGTTTTCCTGGGCCCCCTGCAGCTGCTCCATAAGTCTTTTTCGTTCTGTCATcccatcctcctctctctccaacAGCACCCTGAGATCCTCCTGTAGGCTCAGGATAAAGCGTTGCAGTCTGGCCTCATCTGAGCTCTGTCTTgtatctttgtttctttctccttctgtatCTTTCTCTGATTTTCCCTCATCGCCATCTTGTCCGCTTTCTCTTTCAGTTTCAACACTTGGCTGCCATTgcttccttttctcttcctttctctcttcttctccttcacccTCTCCTCTCATGGTAGTCAGTCTCTCTTGTTGTTTCCAAAATGTCATGGTCCCACCAGTGATTCTGACTGCACTGATCATTGCTGCCCCCGTGGCTGCACTTACAATCATGTCAAGTAGCTGCTTCTCTAAAGTGTAGATCCGGCTCTGAAGGCTCTGCTCTCTGTCCTGGGCCAGGGTGAGTTTGTGCTGAAGTTGGGTTTTAAAGTTCTCAAAGTACTGGGACTGGCGACTCATCTCATCTTCTTTGGCCTTTAACTGTCTCTGACAACGCTGCAGTCGCTCTTTCCATACCTGCTCCCCTCGCTCTTTCTCCAGAGTCTGAGAAATGGTAAAGATGGGAGGGAGTGAAAACAGTAAAGGGAGATATTGGAAAACCAACTCCTGACTTATGGTAAATCCCACACTGTCAATGAATTCAAAGTTTGTTTTACAACATGCTGTGGCTAAGCCATTTCCTGAGTTACACAAAAGCCCTTTTAGAATATGCATTAGCTTGTGTGATAGTAATGTAACAGTATCATGTCTTAGCAGAGTGCTGTTACCAACACTAGCTTGTACTGTTTTCtgtactgtttgttttatttcattctttacCTTTGAATCTTTGTAGTTGTAGGTAATTGAATTAATTAAGAAAGTCCATCCCTTGAGCTGGgctaaacacaatatttatttgtgCCTGCAGTAGGGACGTGTGAACTCAAAATGTCCTAGAGCATCTCCTAAAACCAACTTGTAAAgttattttgtggtttgttcGTCCCTGCATTGTGATGCATTTACAGATCTAGAAAACTCACCATGGCCCTGACTTCCCCCCTGAGCATTTGTAGTCTGTGGTCCAGCCTCTGAGAGTGTTGCATGCTGGGGGTTAGCTGACAGAGCTGTAGCAGCAGGCTCCTCTCTGACCTCTGTAACGGTTTGATCctgcaacacaacacagagaAGCTGTTATCATCGCATAAATCTGCAAACTAACAGAAATGTGAAAGATGCAATTACCTTCTAATGCTAGAAGTAATGCAAATTTAAATCTCCTGGATTGAGCAGTCCAGCAGAAATGTTAGCAGCAGCGTGTTTGCATGCAAGTGTGTCGTGCAGTCAGGAGCATTTGATATGCGATATCACCTCTGCCAAAAGTGAGCATAGTAGCAGGTGTgcgcatgtgcgtgtgtgtcactGGATCTCCCCTCTCCCCCAGTCTCTCACCTGTTCATCAGGGAACTGTCGAACCCGCAGGTTCTGATTAGTTCTCACAGAGTTCATAACCATAATAATACTACTGTTTCCGGTACCTGTGTTGTCTGATTAGGTCATGTGATCCTCCATTGGTCAGCCTGCTCCACTTAGGTGAGCTTTATTAACCTGTAACAAAAGAACTGATGTTAATACTCTTTATCGttttcacttacacacacacacacacacacacacacacacacggaggcaAAGATCCATatgcacaaaacacaattaTCTATTATTTACAATGTTAACAGCTTGGTTGCAAGTTGTCAAGCACAGGTATCTCTCAGGTTACCCTGCCTCCTAATCCTGTCCCCCTCTAGCTACACCTACCACATTTTACAAATCCTCCCATCATGAAAGCTTAAAAACCTACTATTTTTTCAGGTCTGTAATAAATCCATGCTCTAATGCTTGTATTTgctgttaaacacattttgcacaaGTTTACCAGAACATTAACAAGGGTTCAGGAGCCTGTGTGTTGTAAATTTGAATATTATCAACTTAATTTGTCTAACTGCTGAGCCTAGCAGCCTCATATTATCCTCAGAATGAGGACTGTGGATTTTTTCCCTGATGATCTGTACTGGCTAATGCTTAACTCACACCAGAcaagaaaaactatttacattATATAATCTGGAAATTGTGCTATTAGGATAGGATTAACCATTATAATAttctacaaacatttaaactgatatAAAGAAATATACAAAGCAGTAAATTctcaaaggaaaatgtaaataataaccAGTTTTTTGTCCACCACTGCAGCAATGAGCTTCCAGTAAGTTCAGCGTCCACTCTGAAATCAGTTGCATTGTTGTTTCCTTAGAAACGCCAGAGACGCTGGACTTTGGCAGAATCCTCCTTCTCCAGTTGGCAATCGGCTTGTTCAGCCCCTTTTCTGCCCAGTACtttcccttctttttctccctccatctcttctGTTATATTGTTTGACTGGGCATCTTCAGTCAAACCCTTTAGCTGAGGCTTTGTCTTCTCTCATTAATAGATCCTCTGATTCAGAGTTTTTTTCAGTAAATCCACTTGTGTTTGGTTCTTACCGAGGAGTTAGGGTGTTATGTTCCAGGTCCAAGAACCACTAA
This window encodes:
- the jakmip1 gene encoding uncharacterized protein jakmip1 isoform X4; its protein translation is MQHSQRLDHRLQMLRGEVRAMTLEKERGEQVWKERLQRCQRQLKAKEDEMSRQSQYFENFKTQLQHKLTLAQDREQSLQSRIYTLEKQLLDMIVSAATGAAMISAVRITGGTMTFWKQQERLTTMRGEGEGEEERKEEKRKQWQPSVETERESGQDGDEGKSEKDTEGERNKDTRQSSDEARLQRFILSLQEDLRVLLEREEDGMTERKRLMEQLQGAQENSHFLGCQMEEMKAEMQRLKLSESSLLEEAEELREENHRLQQVLKEATNQIPSQSSQISESTCRSLGTSSPNCSTICPRSSNTTMTHSFVRGFGEVQGATSEGLAQTYSSAVPHVHHQDAAETVQKKTNDHSSSAKSDPVNLSACQGSRTNPNFQTLSLTTETIDEFKLGTLCSRGILNLEKNPSEESDALREAYRSMGLQKDLEALQEHSDSLEVALQHTQQLLQVMSEENIQLNLHLKKQAEEEAEAEQGSSREKIILLSSCNGADHPQPSSTPDNTILSLAQDDLALALNQENRALADRIQELLAHIELREEEVKKEETQLKEHISKLEEDRASLEQEKQEQGCLITELTRKTEDDLNTIMDLQQNLEESREQHNLKVHVGSLGDNVLNREELQLISGQQIADLTTASAPGSQHNNPSGLLQNSLQNTLQVSSLTDQVDQLIKSIQILKTDREELLGHLNCLREQQKEVALSVQIQTEEKQHLTRTIWGLKEEKDNISKSLAGLKQEREEFSKAVSALKNSRDNFIRSMSGLKEEKETLSGLEKEKQALMESLSSGKLEQDQILQSIQCLQRQNAQLGHEGLNLKQERDELTNSLKCLKENRDQFSYTLQEDCDKLKKSINSLREEKGQAEHSVSCLKQEEKQLRLEIQGLRVEKNSVHSAFISQTQTEERKQMQHLLNPNGADMTLVGIEEYDAEKCHIKNFKGNSTWKQSDLMREIEALGEQLKRSREELEETRAETKKLQSELCQSEARREEAEKKATQATEKGMRVIDLASQVEEIRTENASLTSQVRELQSSLTGVVREKTDAQLVKTQIEEQYNILSAQLRAKSVALEELNSEYIALKQGQGSKNDLSGVLTSLWTRYNNIRAKYDALLKRKSHTDLDIAPLKAKLSCLVVKCQERNSLLVQMMKAMHRHGCMDSTLTQQVEQLLSDSALQDYTATFTPGKSVNTQNHSAGFKAGFISDLPHYSGGLPPDPSSPAILPSVNKGHQNGFSEPGVKCRDLKSENHTCTTRECTENLQYCSSEVTVEKSEKNANFSPVQELINIYDSPSPAAPLKEALNTNTTQLFHSACGSEKLEFHHPDMKGKFSPGFTNLTESSPSPSSPLSSQGSSPSRRLSSPEKIINLHKQLQKTLMSSYQAPMCRGREEQPRKSLLFSAPADLISGSQTSEQNIGFDNPHSNSSQVTTGHTTNIPVIKPTAINKSVTLFNAVGSRSAGVKLSPNVFTDNHNRTVTSKTTTFANSGSSHLPLATMPLNKAKSISSSGSMVSLPTTSTKQMTISDISDAPRPAATPLTLRATGLDLPLSIGSDTNPKNTASDRTASSMSAPPKVNIFNMTSKTDGAALSYDDFVFTASCTPTTHPSPENSETSARRSPAGLEKTKRARPKPEAPAEVSAVEVIRTVGQSSLMIGWERPPLDELGCSNGTFVYGYRVGRMNWQCLCRITATSKWKSSSLGAMVWAWPSLAAAP